The Vitis vinifera cultivar Pinot Noir 40024 chromosome 12, ASM3070453v1 genome has a segment encoding these proteins:
- the LOC109123477 gene encoding uncharacterized protein LOC109123477: protein MSAPQLTTQMASVAPLPLLLANRDAPVIASEVVIEVDEFDIWSSSHSALPKFRKPVSSSRLAKKPSKRGESGDRSTVMVSSLPVNIPDWSKILREDYRDKNRKERAANSSDAKTMSFRFAGRAVYIAIWVATGNGLLGTWHQCGAAGAPPFLFVIPYIMFVHIGLYTP, encoded by the exons ATGTCGGCTCCCCAGTTGACCACTCAGATGGCTTCCGTGGCGCCCCTGCCACTCTTACTAGCTAATCGTGACGCTCCTGTGATCGCTTCCGAGGTCGTCATAGAGGTCGACGAGTTCGATATCTGGAGCTCCTCCCACTCCGCCTTGCCCAAGTTCCGCAAGCCTGTTTCGAGTTCACGACTCGCGAAAAAGCCGTCGAAGCGTGGAGAGTCAGGCGATCGTAGCACCGTGATGGTCAGCTCGCTGCCGGTAAACATTCCAGACTGGTCCAAGATCCTTAGAGAGGATTACAGAGATAAAAATAGGAAAGAGAGAGCTGCAAACTCCAGTGATGCTAAAACTATGAGCTTCCGGTTTGCTGGGAGAGCTGTTTATATTGCAATATGGGTGGCTACTGGAAATGGTTTGCTGGGAACTTGGCATCAATGTGGTGCTGCTGGTGCTCCGCCTTTTCTATTTGTTATTCCTTATATTATGTTTGTACAC attgggttgtacACTCCATAA